The following proteins are encoded in a genomic region of Gimesia algae:
- a CDS encoding PDZ domain-containing protein, which yields MRVLTTVAVLLIGSLPVQAEFPSKKYEMGFETVTVFEFKKTLREENAKIPDFPPRTESAVIVKLVESNSRASLAGLKENDLIRVINGSYLRSPRSADQKLSMITHQDQLSLGIIRRVEDKWEQISITLPSISEEAARKLKLRKVPSLDGAFLPYYRISHKHAPATRYAPNNFQLYYTERAGRPEKLYLRIAQLLPGHTRSGPFVVTTAGGRFVFQSEVVPPHQRGLFFAGSLRSPEWEPVKVEILLIQSEDWLNEKHQEFQQAEAAYKQEFQGFKYDQSRRDKAYQELNQRRLSLIADMERINQKIQTAESNHQRLVQRKDRLANSRNVLVRNQFRLSDEARKAIKLHFANLTTEQKKIVSRAFQYGISLNFKEAELIQLEDTSLAEQEIRRKRDKQGWLWVDAPLTPDQIPMLRAMIAAPSATVHHESSPEQKFEVTPEQKERMQVVLDVYEAERNK from the coding sequence ATGAGAGTACTGACAACGGTTGCTGTGTTGCTGATCGGTTCACTTCCAGTTCAGGCAGAGTTTCCATCTAAAAAATATGAGATGGGTTTTGAGACGGTTACCGTCTTTGAATTTAAAAAAACGCTCCGTGAGGAAAATGCAAAGATTCCTGATTTTCCCCCGCGCACAGAGAGTGCGGTGATCGTGAAACTGGTCGAATCAAACTCGCGTGCTTCTCTGGCTGGTCTCAAAGAAAATGATCTGATCCGCGTGATTAATGGCAGCTATCTGCGGTCCCCCCGATCTGCAGATCAGAAACTGAGCATGATCACCCATCAGGATCAATTGAGTCTGGGAATCATCCGCCGTGTAGAGGATAAGTGGGAGCAGATTTCGATTACTCTGCCATCGATATCTGAAGAAGCAGCTCGCAAGCTGAAACTCAGAAAGGTCCCGAGCCTGGATGGTGCATTTTTGCCTTACTATCGCATCAGCCACAAGCACGCACCGGCAACCCGCTACGCTCCCAACAATTTTCAATTGTATTATACAGAGAGAGCGGGCCGCCCTGAGAAACTTTATTTGCGGATCGCGCAGTTACTTCCCGGTCACACCAGATCTGGTCCCTTTGTCGTGACGACCGCCGGCGGTCGCTTCGTTTTCCAATCTGAAGTAGTGCCACCCCATCAGCGGGGACTGTTCTTTGCCGGTTCTTTGCGCAGTCCTGAATGGGAACCGGTCAAAGTGGAAATATTACTGATTCAATCTGAGGACTGGCTCAACGAAAAACATCAGGAATTTCAACAGGCTGAAGCAGCGTACAAGCAGGAATTTCAGGGGTTTAAGTATGATCAGAGTCGTCGGGACAAAGCTTATCAGGAACTCAATCAACGGCGGTTGTCTCTGATCGCTGATATGGAGCGAATCAATCAGAAAATCCAGACAGCAGAAAGTAACCACCAGCGATTAGTGCAGCGAAAAGATCGGCTGGCGAATTCGCGAAATGTCCTGGTTCGAAATCAGTTCAGACTGTCTGATGAAGCACGCAAAGCAATCAAGTTACATTTTGCCAATTTAACTACCGAACAGAAAAAAATCGTCAGCCGTGCGTTTCAGTATGGAATCTCTCTTAATTTTAAAGAAGCAGAACTGATTCAATTAGAAGATACCAGTCTGGCAGAACAGGAAATCAGACGAAAGCGAGATAAGCAGGGCTGGCTCTGGGTAGATGCACCGCTGACGCCCGATCAAATTCCAATGCTCCGCGCGATGATCGCCGCCCCCAGCGCGACCGTCCATCACGAAAGCAGTCCGGAACAGAAATTCGAAGTGACTCCCGAACAGAAGGAGCGGATGCAAGTGGTGCTGGATGTGTACGAAGCTGAAAGAAATAAGTAA
- a CDS encoding pentapeptide repeat-containing protein encodes MNVDSHLLRLVHHILFREWDPLGVNADEAAAREYSSYIVGILGLLKRGADERKLLLHLIQLQETAMGISPPDPERDRMIAVRLLAAYKIVQRGIRPARSAEELLQRYQKGERVFNGSRIETDDRKILSGCMLDGLVLRNAYVKLSFQGASLRGADFWDAELKESDFSNADLRGAQFHGSVLGFTSFQDARLEGAQFNEACYHLRMLKTDEFPDS; translated from the coding sequence ATGAACGTTGACTCTCATCTGTTACGTCTGGTGCATCACATTCTGTTTCGCGAGTGGGATCCTTTAGGCGTCAATGCCGATGAAGCAGCAGCCAGAGAGTATTCCAGCTACATCGTCGGCATTCTCGGATTACTAAAGCGGGGAGCGGATGAACGGAAGCTGTTATTGCATCTGATTCAACTGCAGGAGACTGCGATGGGGATCAGCCCGCCAGATCCAGAACGGGATCGGATGATCGCCGTGCGACTGCTTGCTGCATATAAGATTGTCCAGAGGGGGATTCGACCGGCCCGCTCGGCGGAAGAGTTGCTGCAACGTTACCAGAAGGGAGAACGCGTTTTCAACGGGAGTCGAATTGAGACAGACGATCGAAAGATTTTGTCAGGATGCATGCTGGATGGCCTTGTACTCCGTAATGCTTATGTGAAACTTTCGTTTCAGGGAGCGTCACTACGAGGCGCTGATTTCTGGGATGCCGAGTTGAAGGAATCTGATTTTTCAAACGCAGATTTGCGGGGAGCCCAGTTTCACGGCAGTGTATTGGGTTTCACTTCTTTTCAGGACGCGCGTCTGGAAGGGGCGCAGTTTAACGAAGCCTGTTATCATTTGCGCATGCTGAAAACAGACGAGTTCCCTGACAGTTAA
- a CDS encoding glucose-1-phosphate adenylyltransferase — MKNVVSLILGGGKGTRLFPLTQFRSKPAVPLAGKYRLIDIPISNCINSELCRIYLLTQFNSVSLHRHIRQTYKFDSFGNGFVEILAAQQTMEGTDWYQGTADAVRKNIRCIEQADIDYVLILSGDQLYRMDYAEMLDNHIKAKADVTIATVPLSSEQAAAFGIMRVDDSGRVKGFLEKPQTEEELKMVRTPPEWIDQQGIESRGRDCLASMGIYLFNRDLLVDLLKKTDYEDFGKEIFPMSIRTHKVHAHLFDGYWEDIGTIRSFYDANLALAHPDPPFDFVVEKSPIYSRPRFLPPTRCEGVTIKRSLIADGCEIDEGAVIENSVIGLRCRIGKNVTIRNSVIMGADYYQDECKETLENDDRPAIGIGDGAYIDGAIVDKNCRVGKNARIEPNGHSEQDFDHTDVLIRDGIIVVPKGTVLADGWKL, encoded by the coding sequence ATGAAAAATGTGGTCAGCCTCATTCTCGGCGGAGGCAAGGGCACCCGTCTGTTTCCACTCACGCAATTTCGCTCCAAACCGGCCGTGCCGCTGGCAGGAAAATATCGGCTGATTGATATTCCAATATCCAATTGCATCAACAGCGAACTGTGCCGCATCTATTTGCTGACGCAGTTCAACTCAGTCAGTCTGCATCGCCATATTCGCCAGACCTATAAGTTCGATTCCTTTGGAAACGGCTTTGTGGAAATCCTGGCGGCCCAGCAGACGATGGAAGGGACCGACTGGTACCAGGGAACCGCGGACGCCGTCCGCAAGAATATTCGCTGTATCGAACAGGCGGACATCGATTATGTGCTGATCCTTTCCGGCGATCAACTGTATCGGATGGACTATGCCGAAATGCTCGACAATCATATTAAGGCGAAGGCCGACGTGACTATCGCGACTGTGCCCCTCTCCAGCGAACAGGCGGCTGCGTTCGGGATCATGCGGGTGGATGACTCCGGGCGTGTGAAAGGCTTCCTGGAAAAACCGCAGACCGAAGAAGAACTGAAAATGGTCCGCACCCCTCCCGAGTGGATCGACCAGCAGGGGATCGAAAGCCGCGGCCGCGACTGTCTGGCCAGCATGGGTATTTATCTGTTCAACCGCGATCTGCTGGTGGATCTGTTGAAGAAGACCGACTATGAAGATTTCGGCAAAGAAATCTTCCCGATGTCGATTCGCACGCACAAAGTGCACGCGCATTTGTTCGACGGCTACTGGGAAGATATCGGGACGATCCGCTCATTTTATGATGCGAACCTGGCGCTGGCGCATCCCGACCCGCCTTTCGATTTTGTGGTTGAGAAGTCTCCCATCTATTCACGTCCTCGATTTTTACCCCCGACGCGCTGTGAAGGCGTGACGATCAAACGCAGCCTGATTGCCGACGGATGTGAAATCGATGAAGGAGCCGTGATCGAAAACAGTGTGATCGGCCTGCGGTGCCGCATTGGCAAAAACGTGACGATTCGCAATTCGGTGATCATGGGAGCCGACTACTACCAGGACGAATGCAAAGAGACGCTGGAAAACGACGACCGCCCGGCAATCGGCATCGGCGACGGTGCTTATATTGACGGCGCGATCGTAGACAAAAACTGCCGCGTCGGCAAAAACGCCCGCATCGAACCCAACGGCCACAGCGAACAGGACTTTGATCACACTGATGTCTTAATTCGCGATGGAATTATCGTGGTGCCGAAGGGTACCGTGCTGGCGGATGGGTGGAAGCTGTAA
- a CDS encoding glycoside hydrolase family protein encodes MMRLSLLLVAGIFWAGAAGGIAAAEDGGDEHRKYFDETRATTLFAFDEVSLPFSQNLKLVMRSPERHPANPVVKRGGAGDPDSWAVQFYGSVIRVGDVYRMWYVAAGEDRRDRSVPRSSPWRVAYAESRDGVHWTKPDLGLVEYAGNRKNNLVQIEPHMGILNVKVLYEPDDPDPEQRYKMGAHVWFPKNKVRLGTLATYASADGLRWKTLHAAKPVQAELQVEQMLLPPLHFEPVGGLYKWDGLYYVNGQNAIAASRPYHGRVVRQFISPDFKTWSQASTVGFVRPQQHTLLGPGRSREGEQNHEGVSVWNRGNVLLGISGIWHGEKEWKDVTIDLGFVVSNDGVRFRQPAHEWTFLKRGADGEWDQGGLLQGQGFENIGAQTFVYYGAWDPRHWQGSPPRGGVGIVTLPRDRFADLRVDDTTTGKGDYQMPVTNSEFLTAAISRTGDGPQQFFMNAEGLGPEVRLKVELLSANAIPLPDYSGAQAAVVTTSGFQTPLVWHGQTDVTGLPERYRLRVTFEGEQKTEIRFSALYVRAK; translated from the coding sequence GTGATGCGCTTAAGTCTGTTGCTGGTGGCGGGGATTTTCTGGGCTGGGGCGGCTGGTGGGATCGCTGCTGCAGAAGATGGCGGCGATGAACATCGCAAGTATTTCGATGAGACGCGGGCGACGACGCTGTTTGCCTTTGATGAGGTTTCGCTGCCGTTTTCGCAGAATCTGAAACTGGTGATGCGGTCGCCCGAGCGGCATCCGGCGAATCCGGTTGTCAAACGCGGGGGAGCCGGGGATCCGGATTCGTGGGCGGTGCAGTTTTATGGTTCGGTCATTCGCGTGGGTGACGTGTACCGGATGTGGTATGTGGCGGCGGGGGAGGATCGGCGGGATCGGAGCGTGCCTCGCTCGTCTCCGTGGCGGGTGGCTTATGCCGAGAGCCGCGATGGCGTGCACTGGACCAAACCGGACCTGGGGCTGGTAGAGTACGCGGGGAATCGAAAGAACAACCTCGTGCAGATCGAGCCGCACATGGGGATTCTGAACGTCAAGGTGCTCTACGAACCGGACGATCCCGATCCGGAGCAGCGGTATAAAATGGGAGCGCATGTCTGGTTCCCCAAAAACAAGGTGCGGTTGGGAACGCTGGCGACCTACGCGAGTGCCGACGGTCTGCGCTGGAAAACGCTGCATGCTGCGAAACCGGTTCAGGCCGAGCTGCAGGTGGAACAGATGCTGCTGCCTCCGTTACATTTTGAGCCGGTGGGTGGGCTGTATAAATGGGATGGCCTGTATTATGTGAACGGGCAGAACGCGATTGCCGCGTCGCGACCTTATCATGGTCGCGTGGTGCGGCAGTTTATTTCGCCCGACTTCAAAACCTGGTCGCAGGCGAGCACGGTGGGCTTTGTCCGCCCGCAACAACATACCCTGCTGGGACCGGGACGCAGCCGCGAGGGAGAACAGAATCACGAAGGGGTGAGCGTGTGGAACCGGGGGAATGTGCTGCTGGGTATCTCCGGGATCTGGCATGGGGAGAAGGAATGGAAAGATGTGACGATCGACCTGGGCTTTGTGGTCAGCAATGACGGCGTGCGGTTTCGTCAGCCCGCACATGAGTGGACGTTTCTGAAACGGGGGGCCGACGGCGAGTGGGACCAGGGGGGCTTATTGCAGGGACAGGGCTTTGAAAACATCGGCGCGCAGACTTTTGTGTATTACGGAGCCTGGGATCCGCGTCATTGGCAGGGTTCGCCGCCACGCGGGGGAGTGGGCATTGTCACGCTGCCCCGCGACCGGTTTGCGGACCTGCGGGTGGATGATACGACGACCGGTAAGGGTGACTACCAGATGCCGGTGACGAACAGCGAATTTCTGACCGCGGCGATTTCCCGAACAGGAGACGGGCCGCAGCAGTTTTTCATGAATGCAGAGGGGCTGGGACCCGAGGTACGGCTGAAGGTGGAACTGTTGAGTGCGAACGCGATCCCGCTGCCGGACTATTCAGGAGCGCAGGCAGCAGTCGTGACGACGAGCGGGTTTCAGACGCCGCTGGTGTGGCATGGTCAGACGGATGTCACAGGGCTGCCGGAACGGTATCGGCTGCGGGTGACGTTTGAAGGGGAACAGAAAACCGAGATCCGCTTCAGTGCGCTGTATGTCCGAGCGAAATGA